One part of the Gemmatimonadaceae bacterium genome encodes these proteins:
- a CDS encoding DUF3761 domain-containing protein gives MRASPLANAVVIAFGIALASSPALAQAKAKATTQSICKDGTTSTATGRGTCSSHGGVDTLATAAAQKSAKADKARAAAAKTHGDSTKAAAADSKAKRAESKAVKAENKAEHDSTGATALCKDGTFSHAKSMQGACARHGGVQRALKA, from the coding sequence ATGCGTGCTTCACCGCTGGCAAACGCCGTCGTCATCGCATTCGGAATCGCTCTCGCGTCCTCGCCGGCTCTCGCTCAGGCAAAGGCCAAGGCCACCACGCAGAGTATCTGCAAGGACGGCACGACGTCCACCGCGACGGGCCGCGGCACGTGCTCCAGTCACGGCGGCGTGGACACGCTGGCCACGGCGGCGGCACAAAAGTCGGCCAAAGCCGACAAGGCGCGCGCCGCCGCCGCGAAGACGCACGGAGATTCGACGAAGGCGGCCGCCGCCGACTCGAAGGCAAAGCGCGCCGAGTCGAAGGCGGTCAAGGCGGAGAACAAGGCGGAGCACGACTCGACGGGTGCGACCGCGTTGTGCAAGGACGGAACGTTCTCGCACGCGAAATCGATGCAAGGCGCCTGTGCTCGGCACGGCGGTGTGCAGCGAGCGCTGAAGGCCTGA
- a CDS encoding arylsulfotransferase family protein — translation MSLRPALLCLATAIAACGDDTTQATAPAAPTPQPPSISAVVVSANPNSAISFTVAVTTDRADSIRIRYESADDTSQATPFYRVASHAATAVVVVGLRASTTYTLVAEAIGQGGRVVSTSQSAATGELPPALQTLHLTGSGSPSAGYTLVAPLFADTSMTADGFLVAFDQLGVIRWYHRFPGAWPVEAKQQPNGHITVYVGRSYGWQPTTGAYVELTAGGEVARSFAVANGYFTDPHELLLSFRDTVVTAAHLIGYDVQTFDLTSVGGPPHARLAVHTIERHDAAGALTFRWSAGSLFSIGDWPLPNPNAADLEHPSSLAVDSDGGYVVSFQGMDEVTKIDSTTGALVWRLGGRHNQFAIRDDPLNGFRGQHDVQVLANGDLLMLDDHFRGVPAPARAVEYALDTRNMVARMVWQYQPSPPVISPIMGSAQRLADGSTLVGFGAAGQVDEVGSDGTVRWSASLRFDAAASAVPFYRAIRLRSLYEAKSP, via the coding sequence GTGTCCCTCCGTCCAGCCCTGCTCTGCCTCGCGACGGCCATCGCGGCCTGCGGCGACGACACAACGCAGGCGACCGCACCTGCCGCTCCCACTCCGCAGCCGCCCAGCATTTCCGCTGTCGTCGTCTCCGCGAACCCGAACAGCGCCATTTCGTTCACCGTCGCCGTCACCACGGACCGCGCGGACTCGATTCGCATCCGCTATGAGTCGGCCGACGACACGAGCCAGGCGACGCCGTTCTATCGCGTCGCCTCGCATGCGGCGACGGCGGTCGTCGTCGTCGGTCTTCGGGCGTCGACCACGTACACACTCGTCGCCGAGGCGATCGGGCAAGGCGGGCGCGTCGTTTCGACGTCGCAGTCGGCCGCCACGGGCGAGCTTCCGCCTGCGCTTCAGACGCTTCATCTCACCGGCAGCGGCAGCCCGTCAGCGGGATACACGCTCGTCGCGCCGCTCTTCGCCGACACCTCGATGACCGCGGACGGGTTCCTCGTCGCGTTCGACCAACTCGGCGTCATCCGCTGGTACCATCGCTTCCCCGGCGCCTGGCCGGTCGAAGCCAAACAGCAACCCAACGGCCACATCACGGTGTACGTCGGACGCTCGTACGGCTGGCAACCGACCACCGGCGCCTACGTCGAGCTGACCGCCGGGGGCGAGGTCGCGCGCAGCTTCGCCGTCGCGAACGGGTATTTCACGGATCCTCATGAGCTACTTCTGAGCTTCCGCGACACCGTGGTGACGGCGGCCCATTTGATCGGCTACGACGTGCAGACGTTCGACCTCACCAGCGTCGGCGGGCCACCCCACGCGCGCCTCGCGGTGCACACCATCGAGCGGCACGACGCGGCCGGCGCCTTGACGTTCCGGTGGAGCGCGGGCTCCCTGTTCTCGATCGGCGACTGGCCGCTGCCGAATCCGAACGCCGCGGACCTCGAGCATCCCAGCTCGCTGGCGGTCGATTCGGACGGCGGATACGTCGTGTCGTTCCAGGGCATGGACGAGGTCACGAAGATCGATTCGACGACCGGCGCGCTCGTGTGGCGCCTCGGCGGGCGCCACAACCAGTTCGCGATCCGCGACGATCCCCTGAACGGGTTTCGGGGTCAGCACGACGTGCAGGTATTGGCGAACGGCGACCTGCTCATGCTCGACGACCACTTCCGCGGCGTCCCCGCGCCGGCGCGCGCGGTCGAGTATGCGCTCGACACACGCAACATGGTGGCGCGGATGGTGTGGCAATACCAGCCGTCTCCCCCAGTCATCAGTCCGATCATGGGGTCCGCACAGCGTCTAGCGGACGGATCGACGCTCGTGGGCTTCGGCGCGGCCGGCCAAGTGGACGAGGTGGGCAGCGACGGTACGGTCCGTTGGAGCGCGAGCCTGAGGTTCGACGCGGCTGCCTCAGCCGTTCCGTTTTATCGAGCGATTCGACTGCGGTCGCTCTACGAGGCGAAATCTCCCTAA
- a CDS encoding DEAD/DEAH box helicase, with protein sequence MPSTERRLVYIIDAPATWQSVGIVAEIATEHRRLDGSWELPTSLPASAFELRGSAIEATLRHACEAGRCRIRTAADERPTQSLRWDDEPPWQLRVHVAREEPERYVITGGLHRGAVEMPIAESALVHWEGWVIARGTIARLDFNGAFAIAALFRNTGHIAVSREELSEFLAAFNTLPRVPPIDLPHGVPVTEVYAAPIPALKVLPPPLSLRKVRRLATGFRYGPLEITGAERTPTVFDADTRTVHYRDFAAEAAARARLASHGVKQESGGDVELGEPTLVIPARKLGALVADVVRAGWQVDAGGAEYRSPGPTRAIVRSGIDWFELDAGVKFGEVEVSLSELLEARRAGATSILLPDGAFGLLPLEWLARLGPLTAGGKSVGGVIRYRPSQIALLDALLDAVPEANVDATFEKARAELRTFEQVRAVDAGPDFSGTLRAYQREGLGWLDFLRRFGLGGCLADDMGLGKTVQVLALLDVVRESPDARRRPSIVVVPRSLVFNWMREAERFAPRLRVLDFTGSTRRLSSINSETVDVVITTYGTLRRDAAALAAIRFDYAILDEAQAIKNPDSGAAKAARLLTASHRLAMTGTPIENRVEELWSLFEFLNPGMLGSASGFSELVRLTEMDGAPSPAPSAPRDLLARALRPVILRRTKEQVAQDLPPRTEQTLKVVLQGEQRAFYDGLLASYRHSILEQVDRMGIGRVRMHVLEALLRLRQAACHAGLVDPRMIDAPSAKLDALLPRLEEITEQGHKALVFSQFTSFLALARDRLDAAGIPYEYLDGQVRDRQVRVDRFQSDPACPLFLISLKAGGHGLNLTAADYVFLLDPWWNPAVEAQAIDRAHRIGQTRSVLATRLVARDTVEEKILDLQATKRALADAILGQDQGVLAGIGREELEALLS encoded by the coding sequence TTGCCCTCGACCGAGCGGCGGCTCGTCTACATCATCGACGCGCCAGCGACGTGGCAAAGCGTGGGCATCGTCGCGGAGATTGCCACCGAGCACCGAAGGCTCGACGGGTCGTGGGAGCTACCGACGTCGCTGCCGGCGTCGGCGTTCGAGCTTCGCGGCTCCGCGATCGAAGCGACGCTCCGGCACGCGTGCGAGGCCGGGCGCTGCCGGATTCGGACCGCGGCCGACGAACGGCCGACGCAGTCCCTACGCTGGGATGACGAGCCGCCGTGGCAGCTCCGGGTCCACGTGGCACGCGAAGAGCCTGAACGCTACGTCATCACCGGCGGACTCCATCGCGGCGCTGTCGAGATGCCGATCGCCGAATCGGCGCTCGTGCACTGGGAAGGATGGGTGATCGCGCGGGGCACCATCGCGCGCCTCGATTTCAACGGTGCGTTCGCGATCGCGGCACTTTTTCGCAACACGGGGCACATCGCCGTAAGCCGCGAGGAGCTTTCGGAGTTTCTCGCCGCGTTCAACACGCTGCCGCGTGTCCCGCCCATCGACCTTCCCCATGGCGTTCCGGTCACGGAGGTCTACGCTGCTCCGATACCGGCCCTGAAAGTCCTGCCGCCCCCGCTCTCGCTCCGAAAAGTTCGTCGCCTGGCCACGGGCTTTCGCTACGGTCCGTTGGAAATCACGGGGGCCGAGCGAACGCCAACGGTGTTCGACGCCGACACACGCACCGTGCACTATCGGGACTTCGCCGCCGAAGCCGCCGCGCGCGCGCGACTCGCGTCGCACGGCGTGAAGCAGGAATCGGGGGGGGACGTCGAGCTGGGCGAACCCACCCTGGTGATCCCCGCCCGCAAGCTCGGCGCGCTCGTCGCCGATGTCGTGCGTGCCGGCTGGCAGGTCGACGCCGGCGGCGCGGAGTATCGCAGTCCCGGACCGACACGAGCAATCGTACGGTCGGGCATCGACTGGTTCGAGCTCGACGCCGGCGTGAAGTTCGGGGAGGTCGAGGTCTCGCTCTCCGAGCTGCTCGAGGCGCGGCGAGCGGGTGCGACGAGCATCCTCCTCCCCGACGGCGCGTTTGGCCTTCTCCCATTGGAGTGGCTGGCCCGATTGGGGCCGCTCACCGCCGGCGGGAAGTCGGTCGGTGGAGTCATCCGCTATCGACCGTCGCAAATCGCGTTGCTCGACGCGCTGTTGGACGCTGTGCCCGAGGCGAACGTCGACGCGACGTTCGAGAAGGCGCGCGCCGAGCTGCGCACGTTCGAACAGGTGCGCGCCGTGGACGCCGGGCCGGACTTCAGCGGCACGCTGCGCGCCTATCAGCGTGAAGGCCTCGGCTGGTTGGACTTTCTCCGCCGATTCGGCCTCGGGGGATGTCTCGCCGACGACATGGGCCTCGGCAAAACGGTGCAGGTGCTCGCGCTGCTCGACGTGGTGCGCGAATCGCCCGACGCGCGGCGGCGTCCCTCGATCGTCGTCGTGCCGCGATCGCTCGTCTTCAACTGGATGCGCGAGGCGGAGCGTTTTGCGCCACGACTCCGAGTGCTCGACTTCACGGGCAGCACGCGCCGTCTGAGCTCGATCAATTCCGAGACGGTCGACGTCGTCATCACGACGTACGGCACGCTGCGTCGCGATGCCGCCGCACTCGCGGCCATTCGGTTCGACTACGCGATCCTCGACGAGGCCCAGGCGATCAAGAATCCCGACTCCGGCGCGGCCAAGGCGGCGCGGCTGCTCACCGCGAGCCACCGACTGGCGATGACCGGAACGCCGATCGAGAACCGCGTCGAGGAGCTGTGGAGCCTATTCGAGTTCTTGAATCCCGGAATGCTCGGATCGGCATCGGGGTTTTCCGAGCTCGTCCGCCTGACCGAGATGGACGGGGCACCTTCGCCGGCTCCCTCGGCACCGCGCGATCTTCTCGCGCGGGCGCTGCGACCCGTCATTCTGCGACGCACGAAGGAACAGGTCGCGCAGGACCTTCCGCCGCGCACCGAACAGACGTTGAAAGTCGTGCTCCAAGGTGAACAGCGCGCCTTCTATGACGGGCTGCTCGCGTCATACCGTCACAGCATTCTCGAGCAGGTCGACCGCATGGGGATCGGAAGGGTCCGGATGCACGTGCTCGAGGCGTTGTTGCGGCTGCGCCAGGCCGCTTGCCACGCGGGGCTCGTCGACCCGCGCATGATCGACGCGCCGAGTGCGAAGCTCGATGCTCTGCTCCCGCGGCTGGAGGAGATCACGGAGCAAGGACACAAGGCGCTCGTGTTCTCACAATTCACGTCCTTTCTCGCGCTCGCCCGCGACCGTTTGGATGCCGCCGGCATTCCATATGAGTACCTCGACGGGCAGGTGCGCGACCGGCAGGTGCGCGTCGATCGGTTCCAGTCGGACCCGGCGTGTCCACTCTTTCTCATCAGCCTCAAGGCCGGCGGCCACGGCCTCAATCTCACGGCGGCGGACTACGTGTTTCTCCTCGATCCCTGGTGGAATCCGGCCGTCGAGGCACAGGCAATCGATCGCGCGCACCGGATCGGTCAGACGCGGAGCGTGCTCGCGACGCGGCTGGTGGCGCGCGACACCGTCGAGGAGAAGATCCTCGATCTCCAGGCGACGAAGCGCGCACTCGCCGACGCGATTCTGGGGCAGGATCAGGGCGTGCTGGCGGGCATTGGCCGGGAGGAATTGGAAGCGCTCCTCTCGTAG
- a CDS encoding YceH family protein, with protein sequence MLLSPVEVRILGALVEKEATTPDNYPLSLNALTSACNQTSNREPVMDLDETAVRNAVNSLRQQSLVRAVQHSGSRVMKFQHLINERLDLDAPALGVMCVLMLRGPQTSGEIRGRTNRLAEFASVGDVETVLESLSGQGLVVQLARRPGQKETRYAHLLSGAPAADAADDAESPTEPAPAARDVDRIASLETAVVDLRAELADLRAKLEGLLRQFE encoded by the coding sequence ATGCTCTTGTCCCCGGTCGAAGTCCGAATCCTCGGCGCGCTCGTCGAGAAGGAAGCGACCACACCGGACAACTACCCGCTCTCGCTGAACGCGCTGACCAGCGCGTGCAATCAGACGTCGAACCGTGAACCGGTCATGGACCTCGACGAAACCGCGGTGCGTAACGCGGTCAACTCCTTGCGCCAACAGTCGCTCGTTCGCGCCGTGCAGCACAGCGGCTCCCGCGTCATGAAGTTCCAGCACCTCATCAACGAGCGTTTGGACCTCGACGCCCCGGCGCTGGGCGTGATGTGCGTGTTGATGCTCCGCGGTCCGCAGACGAGTGGAGAGATTCGCGGACGCACGAATCGCCTGGCCGAGTTCGCGAGTGTGGGTGACGTCGAGACGGTGCTTGAGTCGCTGAGCGGCCAAGGACTCGTCGTCCAACTCGCTCGGCGGCCGGGGCAGAAGGAAACTCGATATGCGCATCTGCTCTCGGGAGCACCGGCGGCCGACGCCGCTGACGACGCCGAGTCTCCAACTGAGCCCGCGCCCGCGGCACGCGACGTGGACCGCATCGCGTCGCTCGAGACTGCCGTCGTTGATCTGCGCGCTGAGTTGGCGGACCTGCGCGCCAAGCTCGAGGGTCTCCTGCGGCAGTTCGAGTAG
- a CDS encoding HAD-IB family phosphatase, with translation MSEPPHARCRSLVLDVDSTVVGIEGIDWLAARRGPEVAQQVSALTREAMEGRVRLEDVYALRLERIRPTRDDLDALARAYIDAVAPGAVVTIARVRDAGVHVVLVSGGLRQALLPLARHVGVIPEDLHAVAIEPDSTGTYLRHDAEAPLTRGDGKRDVVASLRLERPIVAVGDGATDLAMRAAADRFVAFTGFASRSNVVAGADASVASFAELERLLVVE, from the coding sequence ATGAGCGAGCCGCCGCATGCGCGCTGCCGCTCGCTCGTGCTGGACGTCGACTCGACGGTGGTCGGGATCGAAGGAATCGATTGGCTCGCCGCCCGCCGCGGGCCCGAGGTCGCGCAGCAAGTCTCGGCGCTGACGCGGGAAGCCATGGAGGGCCGGGTGCGGCTGGAAGATGTGTACGCGTTGCGGCTCGAGCGTATCAGGCCCACCCGCGACGACCTCGACGCGCTTGCGCGGGCGTACATCGACGCGGTCGCTCCGGGCGCGGTCGTGACGATTGCCCGAGTGCGCGACGCCGGGGTGCACGTCGTACTCGTGAGCGGCGGACTGCGACAAGCCTTGTTGCCCCTCGCGCGGCACGTCGGTGTGATTCCGGAGGATCTTCACGCCGTGGCGATCGAGCCCGACTCCACGGGCACGTATCTGCGACATGACGCCGAGGCTCCGCTCACGCGAGGAGACGGCAAGCGAGACGTCGTCGCGTCGCTGCGCCTGGAACGTCCGATCGTCGCCGTGGGCGACGGCGCCACCGACCTCGCGATGCGCGCCGCCGCCGATCGGTTCGTCGCATTCACGGGGTTCGCGAGCCGATCGAACGTCGTCGCTGGTGCCGACGCGAGCGTGGCGTCGTTTGCGGAGCTCGAGCGGCTACTGGTCGTCGAATAG
- the serA gene encoding phosphoglycerate dehydrogenase, translating into MAARSLTILVTDEVEAEGVALLRATPEFVVDERPTRPWRELLDVIGEYDAIVGRSATQLPAELLRRARKLQVVGRAGVGTDNIDVAEATSLGIAVINAPAGNTVSVAELFFGSLIALVRRLPDAFHSMRAGRWDRSDLLGTELRGRTLGIIGLGRIGGEVATRARAFDMTVLAYDPYVAPERFERMHAARAESLDELLAGADIVTIHTPLNPETRGMIRVRELGLVRDGGIVANLARGGIIVEEDLVAELRRDRLRGAMLDVFEREPLAADHPLRAMPNVVLTPHLGASTAEGQRNVAVDVCAHVRDALLSGVLSSAINVAGGERAGWEDLREGIVLVRRAAAMARALLADRGARAVEHLTLRIGRGLIHGDDVLLSSAAIGIVEAVIEGARLNLVNARSQAEARGIALAVAPLPGEQLYLVRLTVRGEGNELTIAGVAAPGAHPRITRIDRFTVDVMPRRTMIVLTNADVPGVIGRVGTVLGDAGVNIAEYHQSRTSQGGSALAAITVDASIDRDLRTRLLATPDVRSVTVVNFDDEPPAASANDA; encoded by the coding sequence GTGGCGGCGCGCAGCCTCACCATTCTCGTGACCGACGAAGTCGAGGCAGAGGGCGTCGCGCTGCTGCGTGCCACGCCGGAATTCGTGGTCGACGAGCGGCCGACGAGGCCGTGGCGCGAGCTCCTCGACGTCATCGGTGAGTATGACGCGATCGTCGGACGCAGCGCGACGCAACTGCCAGCCGAGCTGCTGCGCCGTGCGCGCAAACTGCAGGTCGTGGGACGCGCCGGCGTTGGGACCGACAACATCGACGTCGCCGAAGCGACGTCGCTCGGAATCGCCGTCATCAACGCCCCGGCGGGAAACACCGTTTCAGTGGCCGAGCTGTTCTTCGGATCGTTGATTGCTCTCGTTCGAAGGCTCCCGGACGCGTTCCACTCGATGCGCGCCGGTCGCTGGGACCGGAGCGATTTGCTCGGCACGGAGCTGCGGGGACGCACACTCGGCATCATCGGTCTCGGTCGAATCGGCGGGGAAGTCGCCACGCGGGCGCGCGCGTTCGACATGACGGTGCTCGCGTACGATCCGTACGTCGCGCCCGAACGGTTCGAGCGGATGCACGCAGCACGCGCCGAGTCGCTCGACGAGCTCTTGGCCGGGGCCGACATCGTGACGATTCACACGCCGCTCAATCCCGAGACGCGGGGTATGATCCGCGTACGCGAGCTGGGTCTCGTACGCGACGGCGGCATTGTGGCGAACCTCGCCCGCGGCGGCATCATCGTCGAGGAAGATCTGGTCGCCGAGCTGCGGCGAGATCGCCTTCGCGGCGCCATGCTCGACGTGTTCGAGCGTGAGCCGCTTGCGGCCGACCACCCCTTGCGCGCGATGCCCAACGTGGTGCTGACGCCGCACCTCGGGGCGTCGACCGCCGAGGGACAGCGAAACGTCGCCGTCGATGTCTGCGCGCACGTACGCGACGCGCTACTCAGCGGCGTCTTGTCGAGCGCCATCAACGTCGCCGGCGGCGAGCGCGCCGGCTGGGAGGATCTCCGCGAAGGGATCGTGCTCGTGCGGCGGGCCGCGGCGATGGCGAGAGCACTGCTTGCCGATCGCGGCGCACGCGCGGTCGAGCATCTCACGCTCCGCATCGGGCGCGGCCTTATCCACGGCGACGACGTGCTCCTCTCGTCGGCGGCGATCGGAATCGTCGAAGCAGTGATCGAGGGAGCGCGGTTGAATCTCGTGAACGCACGCTCCCAAGCGGAGGCGCGCGGCATCGCGCTCGCCGTCGCGCCGCTCCCCGGTGAGCAACTCTACCTTGTGCGGCTGACGGTCCGCGGGGAAGGGAACGAACTCACGATCGCCGGCGTCGCCGCGCCGGGCGCCCACCCGCGAATCACACGGATCGATCGCTTCACCGTCGACGTCATGCCGCGCCGCACGATGATCGTGCTCACCAACGCGGACGTGCCCGGCGTGATCGGCCGAGTCGGCACGGTTCTCGGCGACGCCGGCGTGAACATCGCGGAGTATCACCAGTCGCGTACATCGCAAGGCGGGAGCGCGCTGGCGGCAATCACCGTCGACGCCTCGATCGATCGCGATCTGCGGACAAGGCTGTTGGCGACGCCCGACGTGCGGTCGGTGACGGTCGTGAACTTCGACGACGAACCGCCGGCCGCTTCGGCGAACGACGCATGA
- a CDS encoding DUF2127 domain-containing protein: MDQADRSGHRDSVITLIAVFKFVKALLLFAIALGAVGLVRGGMPRASERLLSVLSSGTERRVTEAALSRITSMGPTRIAALGVGAFLYAALFLVEGTGLWLQRRWAEYLTVVATASFIPFEVYEVVRRVTATRIVALAVNMAILVYLILRLRRRRSGRCV, translated from the coding sequence ATGGATCAAGCAGACCGAAGCGGACATCGCGATTCCGTCATCACGCTCATCGCGGTGTTCAAGTTCGTGAAGGCCTTGCTGCTTTTCGCCATCGCGCTCGGCGCAGTCGGGCTGGTCCGCGGCGGAATGCCGCGCGCGTCGGAGCGGCTGCTGTCGGTGCTGTCCTCGGGCACCGAGCGGCGAGTGACGGAGGCGGCCCTCTCGCGCATCACGAGCATGGGGCCGACTCGCATCGCCGCGCTGGGCGTCGGTGCTTTTCTGTACGCGGCGCTCTTCCTCGTCGAGGGGACCGGGTTGTGGCTTCAACGCCGATGGGCCGAGTATCTCACCGTTGTCGCAACGGCGTCGTTCATTCCGTTCGAGGTCTACGAGGTCGTGCGCCGCGTCACGGCTACGCGCATCGTCGCGTTGGCCGTGAACATGGCCATCCTCGTCTATCTGATCCTGCGGTTGCGCCGACGGCGCAGCGGTAGGTGCGTTTGA
- a CDS encoding DUF933 domain-containing protein gives MKVGLVGFAGSGKTTVFNTLTGLGVATGFGGEVHLGAVKVPDERIDRLSHIFKPKKTTYAEIVFSDIPGEHSAESKGLSRKALDRIREQDVLCLVLRDFDNPALERTPDPAGDLDAFLTECILADLSIVERRIDRARKEKADPLEVAMFEQMRATLEQELPIRSLSPQLLNREPLRGYALLTDRPLLVVLNRGEQEAASPMPTSIARTLARHHSAGIVLSASIEAEIATMAKDDQAAFLADYGLAESAVTRFIRAAYELLDLISFFTVGQDEVRAWPIRRGTHAKQAAGRIHSDLERGFIRAEVMPYERFITYGSEHALRDAGALKLEGKDYAVADGDILSIRFNV, from the coding sequence ATCAAAGTCGGCCTTGTTGGTTTTGCGGGCTCGGGAAAGACGACGGTCTTCAACACGCTGACCGGCCTCGGCGTCGCCACCGGGTTCGGCGGCGAGGTGCACTTGGGCGCGGTCAAGGTGCCCGACGAGCGCATTGACCGGCTCAGTCACATCTTCAAGCCGAAAAAGACCACCTACGCCGAGATTGTTTTCAGCGACATCCCCGGTGAGCACAGCGCCGAGAGCAAGGGCCTGTCGCGGAAAGCGCTCGATCGGATTCGCGAGCAGGACGTGCTGTGCCTCGTGCTGCGCGACTTTGACAATCCCGCGCTCGAGCGCACCCCGGATCCCGCTGGCGATCTCGACGCGTTTCTCACCGAATGCATCCTCGCCGATCTGAGCATCGTCGAGCGTCGGATCGATCGAGCGCGTAAGGAGAAGGCCGATCCGCTGGAGGTCGCCATGTTCGAGCAGATGCGGGCAACGCTCGAGCAGGAGCTGCCGATCCGCTCGCTCTCGCCCCAGCTGCTCAACCGCGAGCCGCTGCGCGGCTACGCGCTGTTGACGGACCGGCCGTTGCTCGTCGTGCTCAATCGCGGCGAACAGGAAGCGGCGAGCCCGATGCCGACCTCGATCGCGCGAACGCTGGCGCGGCACCACTCGGCGGGGATCGTCCTGTCGGCGAGCATCGAAGCCGAGATCGCGACGATGGCAAAGGACGATCAAGCGGCGTTTCTCGCCGACTACGGTCTGGCCGAATCGGCGGTCACGCGCTTCATTCGCGCGGCGTATGAGCTCCTCGATCTGATTTCGTTCTTCACGGTTGGACAAGATGAGGTGCGCGCCTGGCCCATTCGGCGCGGTACACACGCCAAGCAAGCTGCCGGCCGGATACACTCCGATCTCGAGCGCGGCTTCATACGCGCCGAGGTCATGCCGTATGAGCGGTTCATCACGTACGGGTCGGAGCACGCGCTGCGCGATGCGGGCGCGCTCAAGCTCGAGGGAAAGGACTACGCGGTCGCCGATGGCGACATTCTGAGCATCCGGTTCAACGTTTGA
- a CDS encoding cysteine synthase family protein: MDTNALAQIEALAPLVGNTPLAAIDFSFRGTERTIYAKLESMNLTGSVKDRMALHVLRRAYECGQLQSGGRIIEATSGNTGISFAALGRALGHPVTIFMPDWMSSERINLIRSLGADIELVSRDEGGFLSSIARAESLGRATSGAFLPRQFSNVFNAEAHERTTGPEIAAQLRSITIQGPDAFVAGVGTGGTVMGVGRFLRARRADVRVHPLEPSNSPTLSAGRKVGRHRIQGISDEFVPAIVDLEFLDRVIAVDDGDAIRMAQSLAASLGLAVGISSGANFLGALMAQEGLSPDAVVATVFSDSNKKYLSTDLMRDEPEKPGFLSPEVRLHRYRILPRRCEFCPPAVQRPRALRDDTVGSA, from the coding sequence ATGGACACCAACGCACTCGCGCAGATCGAAGCGCTGGCTCCGCTCGTCGGTAACACGCCGCTCGCGGCGATCGATTTCAGCTTTCGCGGAACCGAGCGCACGATATACGCCAAGCTCGAGTCGATGAATCTCACGGGCAGCGTCAAAGATCGGATGGCACTTCACGTGTTGCGGCGCGCGTATGAATGCGGCCAGCTCCAGTCCGGTGGGCGCATCATCGAGGCGACGAGCGGCAACACGGGGATCTCATTTGCCGCGCTCGGCCGCGCTCTCGGACATCCCGTCACGATCTTCATGCCGGATTGGATGTCGAGCGAGCGCATCAACCTCATTCGGTCGCTCGGCGCCGACATCGAGCTCGTCTCTCGCGACGAGGGCGGATTCCTCAGCTCGATCGCGCGCGCTGAGTCACTCGGGCGAGCGACTTCCGGTGCCTTTTTGCCTCGCCAATTCAGCAACGTGTTCAACGCCGAAGCCCACGAACGAACGACGGGTCCCGAGATCGCGGCTCAACTCCGATCAATCACGATCCAAGGTCCTGATGCCTTCGTCGCCGGGGTTGGAACGGGTGGCACCGTGATGGGCGTCGGTCGTTTCCTCCGCGCGCGCCGGGCCGACGTTCGCGTCCATCCTCTCGAGCCGTCCAACTCGCCGACGCTGAGCGCGGGCCGAAAGGTCGGACGGCACCGGATCCAAGGAATCTCTGATGAATTCGTCCCGGCGATCGTCGATCTCGAATTTCTGGATCGCGTGATCGCCGTCGACGACGGGGATGCGATTCGCATGGCGCAGTCGCTCGCGGCCTCACTCGGGCTGGCCGTCGGAATCTCGTCCGGTGCGAATTTCCTCGGCGCCTTGATGGCGCAGGAAGGCCTGAGTCCAGACGCTGTCGTTGCGACGGTGTTTTCGGATTCGAACAAAAAGTATCTAAGTACCGATCTGATGCGGGACGAGCCGGAGAAACCCGGATTCCTCTCGCCGGAGGTGAGGCTGCATCGCTACCGGATCCTGCCGAGGCGGTGCGAGTTCTGCCCGCCGGCAGTCCAACGGCCGCGTGCTCTCCGGGACGACACAGTGGGTAGCGCGTAA